From a single Bacteroidota bacterium genomic region:
- a CDS encoding patatin-like phospholipase family protein, translating to MIKNVGLAFSGGGFRAASFALGTLSYLQHVQLEGKPMLQRASFVSSTSGGSITNAFYALRLYQGHQPEAIFKELYAHLSGDEILEKAMATLTNSKIWAAYPHKTRNLINAFAITYDQVLFGGKTMEVFWNKAHQPHVDEVCFNSTELNNGISFRFRTNGTDADIISFGNFYLGFKKESVEALKSLRIADMVAASSCFPVGFEPIVFPNDFAAGEETPKSLLDAFEFDHNNSVHKDAVQAVSFGLIDGGVVDNQGLYSLGLEDSLRPPKASATSEPSPNGKPEPRPFDLLIACDVASYFLDPYEVPSEPTKWYLKIPLKWIVVALALIVPLTGVTVGIFAANREPWYYFLLLLPAYLSSGLIGFGFWKAAKALQKEKKQVHGKVLGGTLVSSSICGFPKLSNSCKHAGNRLRNSPWKFI from the coding sequence TTGATCAAGAACGTCGGTCTTGCTTTTTCTGGTGGTGGTTTTCGGGCGGCATCCTTTGCTTTGGGAACCCTGAGCTATTTGCAGCATGTGCAGCTTGAAGGCAAGCCAATGTTGCAACGTGCGAGTTTTGTGTCGAGTACTTCGGGCGGATCGATTACGAATGCTTTTTATGCCCTGCGGCTGTACCAAGGCCATCAACCGGAGGCGATTTTCAAGGAATTGTATGCCCATCTTTCCGGGGATGAAATCCTGGAAAAGGCCATGGCGACCTTGACCAATTCGAAGATTTGGGCTGCATATCCGCATAAAACACGCAATTTGATCAATGCCTTTGCGATCACTTACGATCAGGTTTTATTCGGCGGAAAAACGATGGAAGTGTTTTGGAACAAGGCGCATCAACCGCATGTCGACGAGGTTTGTTTCAATTCGACGGAGCTCAACAATGGCATTTCGTTTCGTTTTCGCACGAATGGCACCGATGCCGACATCATTTCCTTTGGCAACTTCTATTTGGGCTTCAAAAAGGAATCCGTCGAAGCCCTGAAATCCTTGCGCATTGCCGACATGGTGGCCGCAAGTTCCTGTTTCCCCGTCGGATTTGAGCCGATCGTCTTTCCCAATGACTTTGCTGCGGGGGAAGAGACGCCAAAAAGTTTGTTGGATGCCTTCGAATTTGACCATAATAATTCCGTCCACAAAGATGCCGTGCAGGCCGTTTCCTTTGGCTTGATTGACGGTGGCGTAGTTGACAATCAAGGCCTGTACAGCTTGGGCCTTGAAGACAGCTTGCGTCCGCCCAAAGCGAGCGCGACCTCCGAACCGAGTCCGAATGGCAAGCCGGAGCCACGACCGTTTGATTTGCTGATTGCTTGCGATGTAGCGAGTTATTTTCTCGATCCCTACGAAGTTCCCTCCGAACCGACAAAATGGTATCTGAAGATTCCGTTGAAGTGGATCGTGGTAGCCTTGGCCTTGATTGTGCCCTTGACGGGCGTGACGGTGGGCATTTTTGCAGCGAATCGGGAGCCTTGGTATTATTTCCTGCTGCTGTTGCCGGCGTATTTGTCTTCGGGATTGATCGGATTTGGATTCTGGAAAGCTGCGAAGGCCTTGCAAAAGGAAAAGAAGCAAGTGCATGGCAAGGTCCTCGGCGGTACCTTGGTAAGCTCCTCAATATGCGGCTTTCCAAAGTTGTCGAACTCGTGCAAGCACGCGGGCAATCGTTTGCGCAACTCGCCTTGGAAGTTTATTTGA
- a CDS encoding acyloxyacyl hydrolase, whose protein sequence is MRIQLMHKMMLMLLLMAAGQRSFCQLAEDTDSIKTRWVLGGRAHYGFVLIHSYALDPVRHSFPWGAEMDIGKQFIGKRAWDFCNCYPRAGASLTFWDYGSEILGYGATAMWYVEPVFLTKHRLNFSMRLSSGLSYQTNPYDSVTNPNNLAYSLRVNVPAAVGAALHFRLNPHWNLRLGANFNHVSNGGLALPNKGINYPTMSLGADYAPQGIDFKERAKNMDKSPPKPRLRLYAGVTGTLKRASGADTRQEPVWGVWTQGVYYVGRWSGLNLGIEWINDGARKLKMQRENIPGRHERGGILLGHQFLLGRVVFSQQLGIYFFDQFKLNDPVYQRFGLGLHVTKRLFAGFNLKTHRHVAELLELRLAWGFGEQDCLNFAELEDDVEESPMRSLSSLRFGNLKADSQRRLILNKGCK, encoded by the coding sequence ATGCGAATCCAGTTGATGCACAAAATGATGCTGATGCTCCTGCTGATGGCAGCGGGACAGCGTTCATTTTGCCAATTGGCCGAAGATACCGACAGCATCAAAACCCGATGGGTTCTCGGTGGCCGGGCCCATTATGGCTTTGTGCTGATTCATTCGTATGCGCTTGATCCTGTGCGGCATTCCTTTCCTTGGGGTGCCGAAATGGACATTGGCAAACAATTCATCGGGAAACGCGCTTGGGATTTTTGCAATTGTTATCCGCGGGCGGGCGCCTCGCTCACTTTTTGGGACTACGGCAGCGAAATCCTCGGATATGGCGCCACAGCGATGTGGTATGTGGAACCGGTCTTTCTCACGAAACATCGCCTCAATTTCAGCATGCGGCTGAGCAGCGGATTGTCCTATCAAACCAATCCCTACGATTCGGTCACCAATCCCAACAACCTCGCTTACTCCTTGCGGGTGAATGTACCTGCTGCGGTCGGTGCCGCCCTGCATTTCCGACTGAATCCGCATTGGAATTTGCGACTCGGTGCCAATTTCAACCACGTGAGCAACGGCGGACTTGCCCTGCCCAACAAGGGCATCAATTACCCGACGATGAGCCTGGGAGCCGACTATGCGCCGCAAGGCATCGACTTCAAGGAACGGGCCAAAAACATGGACAAAAGTCCGCCAAAGCCTCGGCTGCGCCTGTACGCGGGCGTGACGGGCACGCTCAAACGCGCAAGCGGCGCCGATACGCGTCAGGAACCTGTTTGGGGCGTATGGACGCAGGGAGTTTATTACGTTGGAAGATGGAGCGGCCTCAATCTCGGCATCGAATGGATCAACGACGGTGCCCGCAAACTCAAGATGCAACGCGAAAACATCCCCGGCCGACACGAACGCGGGGGCATTCTCCTGGGTCATCAATTCCTGCTCGGTCGCGTGGTCTTTTCCCAACAATTGGGAATCTACTTCTTCGACCAATTTAAACTCAACGACCCTGTTTACCAACGCTTTGGCCTCGGCTTGCATGTGACCAAACGCCTCTTCGCCGGATTCAACCTCAAAACCCATCGCCATGTCGCCGAATTGCTGGAATTGCGGCTTGCCTGGGGATTTGGTGAGCAAGATTGCTTGAATTTTGCCGAATTGGAGGATGATGTAGAGGAATCACCCATGCGATCCCTAAGCTCATTACGTTTTGGTAATTTGAAAGCGGATTCGCAACGGAGATTGATTTTGAATAAAGGCTGCAAATGA
- a CDS encoding fatty acid desaturase has translation MDAEFHQSVKVSKVVLQELGKRQNGAAWARFLVHYSLFLATGTCLVLSFGHAWWMILLAMVTFGATTTTLFAMLHETGHNTAFASRQLNRMVATIAAYSNFYIPTGFREFHFQHHRHTHDPHLDPEISVGGKPATALTSKLIPYLAYLTGLPLLMGKIGMAVTPAFGIFSLFYPYVAKSKHRRLMVESWIFLLLHGTLNALAFWILPGLWLLYPGYAVGMMLLSSYLPAEHGGLPHEGSILQRTRHIRTPALVRYMLWNMPYHAEHHAYPAIPFYNLPALSAAIADDLVEKDKNIPRFQSWTFRRFLKGK, from the coding sequence ATGGATGCAGAATTCCACCAATCCGTCAAGGTCAGCAAGGTTGTCTTGCAGGAGCTTGGCAAGCGGCAAAATGGCGCAGCTTGGGCGCGGTTTTTGGTGCATTATTCGCTGTTTCTTGCAACCGGGACCTGCCTTGTGCTGAGTTTCGGACATGCTTGGTGGATGATCTTGTTGGCGATGGTAACCTTCGGTGCGACCACAACGACACTGTTTGCCATGTTGCATGAAACCGGCCACAATACGGCATTCGCCTCCCGTCAGCTCAACCGAATGGTCGCCACGATTGCGGCCTATTCCAATTTTTACATTCCCACAGGCTTCCGCGAATTTCATTTTCAGCATCACCGGCATACGCACGATCCGCATTTGGATCCCGAAATCTCTGTCGGCGGCAAGCCTGCCACTGCCTTGACCTCCAAGCTGATTCCTTACTTGGCCTACCTCACCGGCCTGCCCCTGTTGATGGGCAAAATCGGAATGGCTGTGACGCCTGCATTCGGCATCTTCAGTTTGTTTTATCCCTACGTTGCAAAATCCAAACACAGGCGGCTGATGGTCGAATCCTGGATTTTCCTGCTGTTGCATGGCACGCTCAATGCCTTGGCATTCTGGATATTGCCCGGTTTGTGGTTGCTCTATCCCGGTTATGCGGTGGGTATGATGCTTTTGTCCAGCTACCTTCCAGCCGAGCACGGCGGATTGCCCCACGAAGGTTCGATTTTGCAACGCACCCGCCATATCCGCACGCCGGCTTTGGTTCGCTACATGCTCTGGAACATGCCCTATCACGCTGAGCACCATGCCTATCCGGCGATTCCATTTTACAATCTACCCGCACTCTCTGCGGCAATCGCCGATGATTTGGTGGAAAAGGACAAAAACATTCCCCGCTTTCAATCGTGGACTTTCCGGCGGTTTTTGAAGGGGAAATGA
- the tnpA gene encoding IS200/IS605 family transposase, whose translation MSYRQIYYQIVFSTYQRKPTIAEAHCEELYRDVWKIVKDHNCKLHRVNGTEDHIHIFCDLHPSIALADFVKDLKVKSSLWMKRCGKFPFFNGWQEGYGGFTYNFRDRDMIIEYVKNQKEHHKKESSYDEFKRLLSENGIAFDEKYLL comes from the coding sequence ATGAGTTATAGACAGATTTATTATCAAATCGTTTTCAGCACATATCAGCGCAAGCCAACAATTGCGGAGGCGCATTGCGAGGAATTGTACCGTGATGTTTGGAAAATTGTGAAGGATCATAATTGCAAGCTCCATCGCGTCAACGGCACAGAAGACCATATCCACATTTTTTGCGATTTGCATCCGAGCATCGCCTTGGCAGATTTTGTCAAGGATCTCAAAGTCAAAAGCAGCCTTTGGATGAAACGTTGTGGAAAATTTCCATTCTTCAACGGATGGCAAGAAGGTTATGGTGGATTTACATATAATTTCCGTGACCGTGATATGATCATCGAGTATGTGAAAAACCAGAAGGAACACCATAAGAAGGAGAGTTCTTACGACGAATTCAAACGGTTGTTGAGTGAAAATGGGATTGCGTTTGATGAGAAGTATTTGTTGTGA
- a CDS encoding c-type cytochrome translates to MKPRHFLLLILLGCFAVACREIDPPCPVPVYSDELLQVPAGFPAVEFPSNNGLTEARWRLGKKLFYDPVLSVTGTHSCGSCHKTEFALADNLPTTPGVFDRPGTRNAPSLANVAYHPYLIREGSVPTLEMQVLVPIQEVNEFNHNIVDISYQLQTDCVYVQMSRAAYGRIPDPFVITSAISTFERTMLSGNSPYDQYANQGCREALSYAEMRGMELFFSEKTNCFRCHGGFNFTEYAFENNGLYTEYADIGRMRFTHDSTDLAKFKVPSLRNAGLTAPYMHDGSVPTLAAVIEHYNSGGADHPSKSPLIRPLQLTEREKQDLVAFLNALTDTHFVNDPRFQRE, encoded by the coding sequence ATGAAACCCCGGCATTTTCTCCTGCTGATCCTTCTCGGGTGCTTTGCTGTTGCCTGCCGGGAAATCGATCCGCCTTGTCCCGTGCCTGTCTATTCCGACGAGTTGCTGCAAGTTCCTGCAGGATTTCCCGCCGTCGAATTTCCAAGCAACAATGGCTTGACCGAAGCACGTTGGCGACTCGGGAAGAAGCTCTTTTACGATCCGGTATTGTCGGTCACCGGGACGCATAGCTGCGGAAGTTGCCACAAAACCGAATTTGCCCTCGCCGACAATTTGCCGACCACGCCAGGGGTATTCGACCGTCCCGGGACGCGCAATGCACCGTCATTGGCCAATGTCGCCTACCATCCTTATTTGATTCGCGAGGGCAGTGTCCCGACTCTGGAAATGCAGGTTTTGGTGCCGATTCAGGAGGTGAATGAATTCAACCACAACATCGTGGACATCAGCTATCAACTGCAGACGGATTGCGTTTATGTGCAGATGAGCCGCGCGGCGTATGGGCGAATTCCCGATCCCTTTGTGATCACGAGCGCCATCAGCACCTTCGAACGCACCATGCTGAGCGGCAACAGCCCTTATGACCAATATGCAAACCAAGGTTGCAGGGAGGCGCTTTCGTATGCTGAAATGCGCGGAATGGAGCTGTTTTTCAGTGAGAAGACCAATTGTTTCCGCTGCCACGGCGGCTTCAACTTCACCGAATATGCCTTTGAAAACAATGGCCTCTACACGGAGTATGCCGACATCGGCCGCATGCGGTTCACGCATGACTCCACGGATTTGGCCAAATTCAAGGTCCCGAGCCTGCGCAACGCGGGCCTGACCGCGCCTTATATGCACGATGGCAGCGTGCCCACGCTCGCTGCGGTCATCGAACATTACAACAGCGGCGGCGCCGATCATCCGAGCAAAAGCCCGTTGATTCGCCCCTTGCAACTCACGGAACGGGAAAAACAGGATCTTGTTGCTTTTTTGAATGCGCTGACCGATACGCATTTTGTGAATGATCCGCGGTTTCAGCGGGAGTGA
- a CDS encoding T9SS type A sorting domain-containing protein: MKRLYIFLLVLSAASFSFAQQNVSLRINHKLGANPFQFGATAANNNGVEFTASRLDYYISQITLIHDGGMQTSVDTTWMLVHADQPTLQALGSFNVTSLEGVRFYIGVQNAYNHLNPTGYTAPHPLALQSPSMHWGWSSGYLFVAMNGNSGNNFVQSWEIHGLEDANYYSQTITTSGTVSGQDLIIDLDADYELALRNIDVSTGPINHGGTGIARTILQNFRDHVFSPAVITGVEVANAPSFSIFPNPASGTTRLQVAASTATESSFVVYDYTGRIIKTIVPTAGIADLNIAVSGCYLVALQQDGQTVATQRLVIAQ, from the coding sequence ATGAAGCGACTGTACATTTTTCTCCTTGTCCTCTCTGCTGCGAGTTTCTCCTTCGCCCAGCAGAATGTCTCTCTCCGGATCAACCACAAACTGGGGGCGAATCCCTTTCAATTCGGTGCAACAGCCGCCAACAACAATGGCGTTGAGTTTACGGCTTCGCGGCTCGATTACTACATTTCCCAGATTACCCTGATCCATGACGGGGGAATGCAAACATCCGTCGACACCACATGGATGCTTGTACATGCCGACCAACCCACGCTTCAGGCGTTGGGAAGTTTTAACGTGACTTCCTTGGAAGGCGTGCGCTTCTACATCGGCGTTCAAAATGCCTACAACCACCTCAATCCCACCGGCTACACCGCCCCGCATCCGTTGGCGCTGCAGTCGCCTTCCATGCACTGGGGCTGGTCTTCGGGCTATTTGTTCGTCGCTATGAACGGCAACAGCGGAAATAATTTTGTGCAATCCTGGGAAATCCACGGCTTGGAAGACGCCAATTACTATTCGCAGACGATTACCACCTCCGGCACGGTAAGCGGTCAAGACCTTATCATTGACCTGGATGCCGACTACGAATTGGCACTCCGCAACATCGACGTTTCCACTGGACCGATCAACCATGGCGGCACCGGCATCGCGCGCACGATTCTCCAGAATTTCCGCGACCATGTGTTTTCCCCGGCCGTCATTACAGGAGTCGAAGTTGCCAACGCACCCAGCTTCAGCATCTTCCCGAATCCTGCGTCCGGTACCACACGCCTGCAAGTCGCAGCTTCCACCGCTACAGAAAGCAGCTTCGTGGTTTATGATTACACCGGGAGAATCATCAAAACCATTGTCCCGACCGCAGGCATCGCCGATCTGAACATCGCCGTTTCTGGCTGTTACCTCGTTGCTTTGCAGCAGGATGGCCAAACGGTCGCTACGCAACGCCTCGTGATTGCACAATAA
- a CDS encoding T9SS type A sorting domain-containing protein encodes MKNTFTQIVFAITLLFAPFFGKSQTTAMDFNRLDCNGNMQHLFADLDAGNAVILEFFMQNCNPCIVAAGKLEAMKADLLAEFPGKIKGYAIGFNNSYSCASNINWVTTNNVTSIPMDSGATQVAYYGGMGMPTIVILGGGTNHSVLGSPYVGFATSDTITMAADIRNFLNTTTGITASALTANTFDVYPNPANGLLNFRCNLSAHADLSLQIMDLTGKTLMTVNEKNVAAGEFTLPLNTAELTAGTYLIKATANDAVLTKRFTVTH; translated from the coding sequence ATGAAAAATACATTTACCCAGATCGTTTTTGCCATCACATTGCTCTTCGCACCGTTTTTCGGAAAATCCCAAACGACGGCGATGGATTTCAACCGCTTGGACTGCAATGGCAATATGCAGCACCTGTTTGCTGACCTTGACGCTGGAAATGCGGTGATTTTGGAGTTTTTCATGCAAAACTGCAATCCCTGCATTGTCGCCGCAGGCAAGCTCGAAGCGATGAAAGCCGACTTGCTGGCTGAATTTCCCGGCAAAATCAAGGGCTACGCCATCGGATTCAACAATTCGTATTCCTGCGCGAGCAACATCAACTGGGTGACCACCAACAACGTGACCTCCATCCCGATGGACAGCGGCGCTACCCAAGTGGCCTACTACGGCGGCATGGGCATGCCTACGATTGTCATTCTCGGTGGCGGCACCAACCATTCGGTCCTCGGAAGTCCCTACGTCGGATTTGCCACGAGCGACACAATCACGATGGCTGCCGACATCCGCAACTTCCTGAATACGACCACCGGCATCACCGCAAGCGCATTGACCGCCAATACATTCGACGTTTATCCCAATCCCGCAAATGGCTTGCTCAATTTCCGCTGCAACCTCTCCGCCCACGCCGACCTGTCGCTCCAAATCATGGATTTGACAGGCAAAACCTTGATGACGGTGAACGAGAAAAATGTCGCTGCAGGCGAATTCACACTTCCGCTGAACACTGCCGAATTGACTGCAGGCACCTATTTGATCAAGGCGACCGCCAACGATGCTGTCTTGACCAAGCGATTCACTGTAACCCATTGA
- a CDS encoding multicopper oxidase domain-containing protein, which translates to MSSNWFLRVVTAALCCVATLPANAQNPLLIPDTLVGPNIQLNVAAGTMNYFPGLTTPTLGYNGNILGPTLLLNTGDSVTFHVTNQLNTATTVHWHGFHVAPEHDGGPHQLIAPNSTWSPGFKIRNRASTLWYHPHGEGKTELQVTRGLAGFAIVRDAQEAAFCAATQVWRR; encoded by the coding sequence ATGTCTTCGAATTGGTTTTTGCGTGTCGTCACGGCTGCATTGTGCTGCGTGGCGACCCTTCCGGCGAATGCCCAAAATCCCCTGTTGATTCCGGATACCCTTGTAGGACCCAACATTCAGTTGAATGTCGCTGCGGGAACCATGAACTATTTCCCGGGATTGACGACCCCGACGTTGGGTTACAACGGCAATATCTTGGGTCCGACGCTCTTGCTGAATACCGGCGACAGCGTCACCTTCCACGTCACCAATCAGCTCAACACCGCCACCACGGTGCATTGGCATGGCTTTCACGTCGCGCCCGAGCACGACGGCGGACCGCATCAACTCATCGCTCCCAATTCGACTTGGAGTCCGGGGTTCAAGATTCGCAACCGCGCCTCCACGCTGTGGTACCACCCGCATGGCGAGGGCAAAACCGAACTCCAAGTCACCCGTGGTTTGGCAGGCTTTGCGATCGTGCGCGATGCGCAGGAAGCTGCCTTTTGCGCTGCCACGCAAGTATGGCGTCGATGA
- a CDS encoding multicopper oxidase domain-containing protein produces the protein MRRKLPFALPRKYGVDDFPIVLQSKAVDVLGQFAIATHEDSIMLVNGILNPYLNVPQQVVRFRLLNGSADRTYWLGLSDNADFSLIASDGGLLSAPLVTNRVRLSPGERAEILVSFASSTIGDSLDLISYASELPHGIIGADTVGLGANLIGEGYYTNPLNGQDFRVLRLHVIAPTSNPILAIPAAFDPVIPIDTNAVDEHRHLHFAADTAGFGEVALVDGPFHINAQPFNMDSINIRTQLNHKEIWTLTNATRVAHPFHIHDIQFFVLDINGNPPPPQYAGWKDVILVMPEDTVRFVAVFDDFANDSIPYMYHCHLLHHEDDGMMGQFLVMNPATGASDAVHNSVEWTLFPNPATDEIQLLWKGNSMRQANLQILDSQGKIVLNQSFPANGTVNIDGLSAGIYLLKVSTREGVSVKKFLKR, from the coding sequence ATGCGCAGGAAGCTGCCTTTTGCGCTGCCACGCAAGTATGGCGTCGATGATTTTCCGATTGTACTGCAATCCAAGGCCGTCGATGTCTTGGGGCAGTTTGCCATCGCGACGCACGAAGATTCGATCATGCTCGTCAACGGGATCTTGAATCCCTATTTGAACGTGCCGCAGCAAGTGGTGCGCTTTCGGTTGCTGAATGGCAGCGCCGACCGCACGTATTGGCTGGGCTTGAGCGACAATGCGGACTTTTCATTGATCGCTTCCGACGGCGGATTGTTGTCGGCGCCGCTCGTGACCAACCGTGTGCGCCTGTCTCCGGGCGAACGCGCCGAAATTCTTGTGTCCTTTGCGAGCAGTACGATCGGCGATTCCTTGGATCTGATCAGCTACGCTTCCGAATTGCCCCATGGCATCATCGGCGCCGATACCGTGGGTTTGGGCGCAAACCTGATCGGCGAGGGATATTATACCAATCCGCTGAATGGGCAGGATTTCCGCGTATTGCGGTTGCATGTGATCGCCCCGACGAGTAATCCGATTCTGGCAATTCCAGCGGCATTTGATCCCGTGATTCCGATCGATACGAATGCCGTGGACGAACATCGCCACTTGCATTTTGCGGCAGATACTGCTGGTTTTGGCGAAGTCGCCCTCGTCGACGGCCCCTTCCATATCAATGCGCAGCCGTTCAACATGGATTCGATCAACATCCGCACCCAACTCAATCACAAGGAAATATGGACACTGACGAATGCGACGAGGGTGGCCCATCCGTTTCACATCCATGATATTCAATTTTTTGTGCTCGACATCAACGGCAATCCGCCGCCACCGCAATATGCAGGATGGAAGGACGTGATTTTGGTGATGCCGGAAGACACCGTGCGGTTTGTGGCCGTCTTTGACGACTTCGCCAATGATTCGATTCCCTACATGTACCATTGCCACCTGCTGCACCACGAAGACGACGGCATGATGGGCCAATTTTTGGTGATGAATCCGGCGACCGGTGCCTCCGATGCAGTTCACAATTCGGTCGAATGGACACTTTTTCCCAATCCGGCAACGGATGAAATCCAGCTACTTTGGAAGGGAAATTCGATGCGACAGGCTAATCTTCAAATTTTGGATAGCCAAGGTAAAATTGTTTTGAATCAGTCCTTTCCTGCGAATGGAACGGTGAATATCGACGGCTTATCCGCTGGAATTTACCTGCTCAAAGTATCCACCCGGGAAGGCGTCAGCGTCAAGAAATTCTTGAAGCGGTGA